The following are from one region of the Plasmodium cynomolgi strain B DNA, chromosome 1, whole genome shotgun sequence genome:
- a CDS encoding proteasome beta-subunit type 4 (putative), whose translation MTLGPVVTGTSVIALKYKHGILIAADKKASYGSYAKFQNVERIFKINNKTVMSFSGELADAQYLHEVLTRVNVNNVMDKKSKHDLHNTKYYHAYVGRLFYNRKNKIDPLFNTIIVAGLNSQEYDDNDKDVLLYSEKHTTDEYKVINKEDLYIGFVDMHGTQFSADYMTTGYARYFALTLLRDRYKDYMTEEEAKTLLNECLRVLYYRDATASNKIQVVKVTSKGVEYEEPYFLSCDMNSRDYVYPSIMLPSTGCMW comes from the exons ATGACGCTGGGTCCGGTGGTTACCGGCACGTCGGTCATTGCCCTCAAGTACAAGCATGGCATTCTGATCGCGGCTGACAAGAAGG CGAGTTACGGGAGCTACGCCAAGTTCCAGAACGTGGAAcgtattttcaaaattaacaaCAAAACTGTGATGAGCTTCAGCGGAGAGTTAGCGGATGCACAGTACCTACACGAGGTACTCACCCGAGTTAACGTAAATAATGTGATGGATAAGAAAAGCAAGCATGACCTACACAATACCAAATACTATCATGCGTATGTTGGTAGGCTCTTTTACAATCGGAAGAATAAAATCGACCCACTTTTCAATACAATTATCGTTGCGGGGTTGAATTCGCAAGAGTATGATGACAACGATAAGGATGTGTTACTCTACTCGGAGAAACACACAACTGATGAGTATAAGGTAATTAATAAGGAAGACCTATATATCGGTTTCGTGGACATGCATGGGACTCAGTTCTCGGCAGATTATATGACGACTGGGTATGCTCGTTACTTCGCTTTGACTCTGCTTCGAGATCGGTATAAGGATTACATgacggaggaggaagcgaaGACTCTGTTGAATGAGTGCCTGCGTGTGCTTTACTACAGGGACGCCACGGCGTCGAATAAAATTCAGGTTGTTAAGGTCACCAGCAAGGGGGTAGAGTACGAGGAGCCGTACTTCCTCTCGTGCGACATGAACTCGCGCGATTATGTCTACCCCTCGATTATGCTTCCCTCCACGGGCTGCATGTGGTAG
- a CDS encoding tubulin gamma chain (putative) codes for MPREIITLQCGQCGNQIGVEFWKQLCNEHNIDKEGILKNNNYLNEDRKDIFFYQADDEHFIPRALLFDLEPRVINSIQASEYRNLYNPENMFISKEGGGAGNNWGCGYSQGHKVEEEIIDMIDREVDNSDNLEGFILSHSIAGGTGSGMGSYLLELLNDNYSKKVIQTFSVFPLLTNESSDVVVQPYNSILTLKRLILSTDSVVVIDNTSLNRIFVDRLKLNNPTFQQTNTIISNVMSASTTTLRYPGSMNNDMISLISSLIINPKCHFLVTSYTPITIDKHLSNVQKTTVLDVMKRLLHTKNIMVSVPVRRGMYISILNIIRGETDPTQVHKGLQRIRDRKLVNFIKWNPASIQVTLAKPSPHVVSTHKVSGLMMANHTSISTLFERCVTQFDRLFKRRAFLENYKKEPMFSSADGQGNFEEMESSKEITQNLIDEYKSAERDDYFSHAYL; via the coding sequence ATGCCGAGGGAAATCATCACCCTGCAGTGCGGGCAGTGCGGAAACCAAATCGGAGTGGAGTTCTGGAAACAGCTATGCAACGAACATAACATAGACAAGGAGGGAATACTGAAAAACAATAACTACCTAAATGAAGACCGCAAGGATATTTTCTTCTATCAAGCAGATGATGAACACTTTATCCCAAGGGCACTGCTCTTCGATTTAGAACCTAGAGTTATTAATAGCATTCAAGCTAGCGAATATCGAAACCTGTACAATCCAGAAAATATGTTCATTTcgaaagaaggaggaggagcagggAATAACTGGGGGTGTGGATATAGTCAAGGACAtaaagtggaagaagaaattattgaCATGATAGATCGGGAGGTAGATAATAGTGATAACTTGGAAGGGTTTATATTATCTCATTCGATTGCAGGAGGGACTGGTAGTGGTATGGGTAGTTACTTACTTGAACTTCTCAACGATAACTATTCGAAGAAGGTAATACAAaccttttctgtttttcctctcctGACGAATGAGAGCAGTGATGTAGTAGTGCAACCCTACAACAGCATCCTGACTTTGAAGAGGTTAATCCTAAGCACGGACAGTGTAGTGGTTATTGATAATACATCCTTGAATAGGATTTTTGTGGATCGATTGAAGTTAAATAATCCAACCTTTCAACAAACTAACACAATAATTTCGAATGTCATGTCAGCTTCTACCACAACGTTGAGATATCCTGGTAGTATGAACAACGACATGATAAGCTTAATTTCATCTCTCATAATAAATCCAAAATGTCATTTCCTTGTTACTTCTTACACACCTATTACCATCGATAAGCATCTCtcaaatgtacaaaaaacGACAGTGCTAGATGTCATGAAGAGACTACtccacacaaaaaatatcatgGTTTCGGTACCAGTTAGGAGAGGGATGTATATTTCTATTCTTAACATCATCAGAGGTGAAACTGACCCTACACAGGTACATAAAGGGTTACAACGAATACGAGATAGGAAGTtggttaattttattaaatggaATCCTGCATCTATTCAAGTAACTTTAGCCAAACCATCTCCTCATGTAGTCTCTACTCATAAGGTCTCTGGTCTTATGATGGCTAACCATACTTCCATTTCGACTCTCTTCGAACGATGTGTTACTCAATTTGATAGACTTTTTAAGAGAAGGgcctttttggaaaattataaaaaggaacCCATGTTTAGCAGTGCGGACGGACAGGGAAACTTCGAGGAGATGGAGTCCTCCAAGGAGATCACGCAAAACTTGATTGATGAGTATAAGAGTGCCGAGCGGGACGACTACTTCAGCCACGCCTACCTTTAA